From Micromonospora carbonacea:
ACCTGCTGGCCCGCCTGCACAAGCTGACCCGTTCGGACTGCACCACCCGCAACCGGCGCAAGGCGGCGGCCCTCGCGGCCGACTACGACGCGCTGGAGGAGCGGATCGCCCGGATCGCCGCCGAGGAGGACCTCGCCCGGGTCCGCCCCGACCTCGACGGGAACGCCATCATGGAGCTGCTCGGCGTGCCGCCGGGGCCGGTCGTGGGCCGGGCCTGGAAGCACCTCAAGGAGCTGCGCCTGGAGCGCGGCCCGCTGGACCGCGACGAGGCCGAGGCGGAGCTGCTGCGCTGGGCCCGCGAACAGGGCATCGGCGGCTGATCACGGGGCCTGCGGACCTGGGGCCCGCCGGCGTGGCCTGTCGGGAAACTGACGACGCGACGGTAGCGTATCGACCGATCGGCTGAGGTAATTCCGTTCGACCAGCGTCCATGATGATGCAACATCATCGTGGCCTCCTGTCCATTTCAGTGTGAGGCCGGATTCATTGTTCTCGGCCGTCCGAGGTGGACGGCCGAAGTTGCAACGGGGAGATCTCTTTGACACGTCGTGGCGTAACGCGCCGCTCCGCGGTGGCCGGGCTCGCCCTCGCCTCCGCGACCTCCATCGCCCTCGCCACCACCGGCGGCGCGGCGATGGCCGAACCGACCCCCCAGGCCAGCCCCGAGCCGGCCGGCGTGGCGGCGTCCAGCCTGGACGCCGCCGGCAACCCGGTGCGGCCGAACCTGACCGCGCCGAAGCGGTCGCAGGCGCGTGACGCCTCGACCAAGGGCGTCGTGCCGGGCCGCTACATCGTCAAGCTGAAGAACGGCAAGGCCAGCGCGAGCACCACCCGCAGCACCGTCAAGGCCCTGTCCAAGGCCAACGGCGGCACGGTGCGCAAGGTCTTCACCGGCGCCCTGCGCGGCTACTCCGCGCAGCTCACCCCCGCTCAGGCGAAGCGGCTGGCGGCCGACCCGGACGTCGCGTACGTCGAGCCGGTGCGCAAGGTCTCGGCGAGCGGCACCCAGACCAACCCGCCCTCGTGGGGCCTGGACCGGATCGACCAGACCACCCCGGCGTTGAGCAAGTCCTACACGTACCCGTCGTCGAGCGGCGTCACCGCGTACATCATCGACAGCGGCATCAACGTCAACCACCAGGACTTCGGCGGCCGGGCCAGCTACGGGTTCGACGCGGTCGACGGCGGCGACGCCGCCGACTGCAACGGCCACGGCACGCACGTGGCCGGCACCGTGGGCGGCACCACCTACGGCGTCGCCAAGGACGTCGACCTGGTCGCGGTCCGCGTGCTCGACTGCGAGGGCTACGGCTCGACCGAGGGGGTCGTCGCCGGGATCGACTGGGTGACCAACAACGCCCAGAAGCCCGCGGTGGCGAACATGAGCCTCGGCGGTGACGTGGACCCGGTGCTGGACGACGCGATCGCCACCTCCATCGGCCAGGGCATCACCTACGTCGTCGCCGCCGGCAACGAGGCCGACGACGCCTGCGCGTACTCGCCGGCCCGCGCGCCGGCCGCCATCACCGTCGGCGCCACCGACCGGGTCGACATGATGGCCGGCTTCTCCAACTACGGGACCTGCCTGGACACGTTCGCCCCCGGCGTCGGCATCACCTCGGCGTGGATCGGCGGCACCACCGCGACGGAGACGATCAACGGGACGTCGATGGCCGCGCCGCACGTGGCCGGCATCGCCGCCCAGCTGCTCGCGCAGAACCCGGGCTGGACCCCGCAGCAGGTGCGCAACGCCGTCGTCACCAACGGCGTCTCCGGCGCGGTGCTCGGCCCGGCGGGCAGCATCGACCGGCTCGCGCACGTGGGCGCGGCCCCGGTGGCGCGCACCAACGTCGGCCTGCGGGCCCGGGTCAACGACTCCCTCGTCGTGGCCGAGAGCGGCGGCTCCAAGCCCCTGATCGCCCGTAGCTGGCAGCTCGGCGGGTGGGAGAAGTTCGATGTCGTCTCCGTCAGCAGCGGGGTGGTCGCCCTCAAGTCGAAGGCCAACGGCAAGTACGTCGCGGCCGACGGCAGCGGCAGCAAGCCGCTGATCGCCAAGAGCACCGCGATCGGCGCGTGGGAGAAGTTCCAGCTGTTCAACAACACCGACGGCAGCATCAGCCTCAAGGCGCAGGTCAACGGCAAGTACGTGGCCGCCGACGGCGCGGGCAGCAAGCCGCTGCTCGCCAAGAGCGCCAGCATCGGCGCCTGGGAGAAGTTCGACTTCGAGGCGCCCAACCCGATCGTCAGCGTGAAGGCCAAGGCGAACGGCAAGTTCGTGGCGGCCGACGGCAGCGGCAGCAAGCCGCTGCTGGCCCGCAGCACCT
This genomic window contains:
- a CDS encoding S8 family serine peptidase, whose amino-acid sequence is MTRRGVTRRSAVAGLALASATSIALATTGGAAMAEPTPQASPEPAGVAASSLDAAGNPVRPNLTAPKRSQARDASTKGVVPGRYIVKLKNGKASASTTRSTVKALSKANGGTVRKVFTGALRGYSAQLTPAQAKRLAADPDVAYVEPVRKVSASGTQTNPPSWGLDRIDQTTPALSKSYTYPSSSGVTAYIIDSGINVNHQDFGGRASYGFDAVDGGDAADCNGHGTHVAGTVGGTTYGVAKDVDLVAVRVLDCEGYGSTEGVVAGIDWVTNNAQKPAVANMSLGGDVDPVLDDAIATSIGQGITYVVAAGNEADDACAYSPARAPAAITVGATDRVDMMAGFSNYGTCLDTFAPGVGITSAWIGGTTATETINGTSMAAPHVAGIAAQLLAQNPGWTPQQVRNAVVTNGVSGAVLGPAGSIDRLAHVGAAPVARTNVGLRARVNDSLVVAESGGSKPLIARSWQLGGWEKFDVVSVSSGVVALKSKANGKYVAADGSGSKPLIAKSTAIGAWEKFQLFNNTDGSISLKAQVNGKYVAADGAGSKPLLAKSASIGAWEKFDFEAPNPIVSVKAKANGKFVAADGSGSKPLLARSTSVGSWEKYELVDLGYGWVAFRALVNNKYVTAQSGGSQPLLAKAGSISDWEAFFVGWHHPDGTVHLYANANSKIVKADSGGSKPLIAKSTSVGSWEQFTIGLA